Proteins encoded within one genomic window of Actinoplanes octamycinicus:
- a CDS encoding NAD(P)/FAD-dependent oxidoreductase: MSFWLDSLGPIERRTALPGDRDADVAIVGGGYTGLWTAFYLARARPDLRIVVLEAEFCGFGASGRNGGWASGLFPVSEAALTRRFGADAAKAMHAALAGAVDEVGRAGIDCDYAKGGVISLIRTPGQLRRAPADRLDAARTRAICDATGVLGGVYSEHCAALHPGKLVRGLASAVEELGVTIHEGTRALSVTAGEVITDRGTVRAGTVVRALEGYTAELPGHRRDLAPVYSLMIATEPLPAAVWDRIGLRRRETFTDERRMIIYGQRTADDRLAFGGRGAPYHFGSRVRPEYDRVPAVFGKLRHTVQELFGIEVAVAARWGGPLGIPRDWMPSVGLRDGVAWAGGYVGDGVAATNLAGRTLTDLILGRESDLTRLPWVGHRSRRWEPEPLRWLGINGGLQGAALLDALDR, translated from the coding sequence ATGAGCTTCTGGCTCGACTCGCTCGGCCCGATCGAGCGGCGCACCGCCCTGCCCGGCGACCGGGACGCCGACGTGGCGATCGTGGGCGGCGGCTACACCGGGCTGTGGACCGCGTTCTACCTCGCCCGGGCCCGGCCGGACCTGCGGATCGTCGTCCTGGAGGCGGAGTTCTGCGGGTTCGGCGCGTCCGGCCGCAACGGCGGCTGGGCCTCCGGCCTGTTCCCGGTCTCCGAGGCCGCGCTGACCCGGCGGTTCGGCGCCGACGCGGCCAAGGCGATGCACGCCGCGCTGGCCGGCGCGGTCGACGAGGTGGGGCGGGCCGGCATCGACTGCGACTACGCCAAGGGCGGTGTCATCTCGCTGATCCGCACCCCCGGCCAGCTGCGCCGGGCGCCCGCCGACCGGCTCGACGCCGCGCGGACCCGGGCGATCTGCGACGCCACCGGCGTGCTCGGCGGCGTCTACAGCGAGCACTGCGCCGCACTGCACCCCGGCAAGCTGGTCCGCGGCCTGGCTTCCGCGGTCGAAGAACTCGGCGTCACCATCCACGAGGGCACCCGTGCGTTGTCCGTGACGGCCGGCGAGGTGATCACCGACCGGGGCACGGTCCGGGCCGGCACCGTGGTCCGCGCCTTGGAGGGGTACACCGCGGAACTGCCCGGCCACCGCCGCGACCTGGCCCCGGTCTACTCGCTGATGATCGCCACCGAGCCGCTGCCGGCCGCCGTCTGGGACCGGATCGGGCTGCGCCGCCGGGAGACCTTCACCGACGAACGCCGGATGATCATTTACGGGCAGCGGACCGCTGACGATCGGCTGGCGTTCGGCGGCCGCGGCGCGCCGTACCACTTCGGCTCCCGGGTCCGCCCCGAATACGACCGGGTCCCCGCCGTCTTCGGCAAGCTCCGGCACACCGTCCAGGAACTGTTCGGCATCGAGGTCGCGGTCGCCGCCCGCTGGGGCGGCCCGCTCGGCATCCCGCGCGACTGGATGCCCAGCGTCGGCCTGCGCGACGGCGTGGCCTGGGCCGGCGGCTACGTCGGCGACGGCGTGGCCGCGACCAACCTGGCCGGCCGTACCCTCACCGACCTGATCCTGGGCCGCGAGTCGGACCTGACCCGGCTCCCCTGGGTCGGCCACCGCTCCCGCCGCTGGGAACCGGAACCGCTCCGCTGGCTCGGCATCAACGGCGGCCTGCAGGGGGCGGCGTTGCTGGACGCTCTCGACCGCTGA
- a CDS encoding Lrp/AsnC family transcriptional regulator translates to MSETGLDEINKQIIDHLQRDGRMSYATLAKTIGLSEAAVRQRVQRLLDNGLMQIVAVTDPLTLGFARQAMVGLRVTGDLREIADELASIPEVDYVVICAGRYDLLVELVCTDDEHLLDLLNEKVRPIQGVAAVDTFMYLKLAKQTYAWGTR, encoded by the coding sequence GTGAGTGAGACGGGGCTGGATGAGATCAACAAGCAGATCATCGATCACCTGCAGCGGGACGGGCGGATGTCCTACGCCACGCTCGCCAAGACGATCGGGCTGTCCGAGGCCGCGGTGCGCCAGCGCGTACAGCGGCTCCTGGACAACGGCCTGATGCAGATCGTCGCCGTGACCGACCCGCTCACCCTGGGTTTCGCCCGGCAGGCGATGGTCGGTCTGCGGGTCACCGGCGACCTCCGGGAGATCGCCGACGAGCTGGCGTCGATCCCCGAGGTGGACTACGTGGTGATCTGCGCCGGCCGCTACGACCTGCTGGTCGAGCTGGTCTGCACCGACGACGAGCACCTGCTGGACCTGCTCAACGAGAAGGTCCGGCCGATCCAGGGGGTCGCCGCGGTGGACACGTTCATGTACCTCAAACTCGCCAAACAGACCTATGCCTGGGGAACCCGATAA
- the gabT gene encoding 4-aminobutyrate--2-oxoglutarate transaminase, translating to MNSEQLHKRRLAAVARGVGSTIAAYVDHAGGGTLTDVDGREWIDFASGIAVTNVGNAAPRVVEAVRAQVERFTHTCFMVAPYESYVAVCEQLIELTPGSFEKRAALFNSGAEAVENAVKIARHATGRQAVVVFDHAYHGRTNLTMALTAKNMPYKHRFGPFAPEVYRAPMSYPLRDGGLDGAEAARRAIDVIEKQVGAGNVAAVLIEPIQGEGGFVVPAPGFLPALAAWAAEAGAVFIADEIQTGFCRTGQWFASEHEGLEPDLITTAKGMGGGLPIAGVVGRASLMDAVHAGGLGGTYGGNPVACAAALAAIETMRELDLAGAARRIEDVLKTALSDFSDMAEVRGRGAMIAMEITEPGTLEPDPARTAAVSRACHDRGLLTLTCGTYGNVLRFLPPLVISDQDLHRGLDILREALRN from the coding sequence ATGAACTCGGAGCAGCTGCACAAGCGGAGACTGGCCGCGGTCGCCCGGGGCGTCGGGTCCACCATCGCCGCGTACGTCGACCACGCCGGCGGCGGCACGCTGACCGACGTGGACGGCCGGGAATGGATCGACTTCGCCTCCGGCATCGCGGTCACCAACGTCGGCAACGCCGCGCCGAGGGTGGTCGAGGCGGTCCGGGCCCAGGTCGAGCGGTTCACCCACACCTGCTTCATGGTCGCGCCGTACGAGTCGTACGTCGCGGTCTGCGAGCAGTTGATCGAGCTGACCCCGGGCTCCTTCGAGAAGCGGGCCGCGCTGTTCAACTCCGGCGCCGAGGCGGTGGAGAACGCCGTCAAGATCGCCCGGCACGCCACCGGGCGGCAGGCGGTCGTGGTGTTCGACCACGCGTACCACGGCCGGACCAACCTGACCATGGCGCTGACCGCGAAGAACATGCCGTACAAGCACCGGTTCGGCCCGTTCGCGCCGGAGGTCTACCGGGCGCCGATGTCCTATCCGCTGCGCGACGGCGGGCTGGACGGCGCCGAGGCGGCCCGCCGGGCGATCGACGTGATCGAGAAGCAGGTCGGCGCGGGCAACGTGGCGGCCGTGCTGATCGAGCCGATCCAGGGTGAGGGCGGCTTCGTCGTACCGGCGCCCGGTTTCCTGCCCGCGCTTGCCGCCTGGGCGGCCGAGGCCGGCGCGGTGTTCATCGCCGACGAGATCCAGACCGGTTTCTGCCGGACCGGGCAGTGGTTCGCCTCCGAGCACGAGGGCCTGGAGCCGGACCTGATCACCACGGCCAAGGGGATGGGCGGCGGGCTGCCGATCGCCGGGGTGGTCGGGCGGGCTTCTCTCATGGACGCCGTGCATGCCGGTGGCCTCGGCGGGACCTACGGCGGGAACCCGGTCGCGTGTGCCGCCGCGCTCGCCGCCATCGAGACCATGCGCGAGCTGGATCTGGCCGGCGCGGCGCGACGCATCGAGGACGTACTGAAAACCGCTCTGTCTGATTTCTCGGACATGGCGGAAGTGCGCGGGCGGGGCGCGATGATCGCCATGGAGATCACCGAGCCGGGGACCCTGGAGCCGGATCCGGCCCGGACGGCCGCCGTCTCGCGAGCCTGCCACGACCGCGGCCTGCTCACGCTGACCTGCGGCACCTACGGGAACGTGCTGCGTTTCCTCCCGCCCCTGGTGATCTCCGACCAGGACCTCCACCGTGGGCTGGACATTCTGCGTGAAGCTCTGCGGAACTAG
- a CDS encoding gamma-aminobutyraldehyde dehydrogenase, whose amino-acid sequence MTAKKVLHNLIAGAAVAPADGRYADLIDPSTGEVFASAPISGKEDVDRAMAAASTAFEEWRNTTPSDRQKALLKFADAVEARADELVAAESQNTGKPLGLTASEELPPAVDQIRFFAGAARLLEGRSAGQYMNGFESYVRREPVGVCAQVTPWNYPLMMAVWKIAPALAAGNTVVLKPSDTTPVTSVMLAEIAAEFFPAGVFNVLLGDRDTGRALVEHKTPQMVSITGSVRAGMEVAGSAAADLKRTHLELGGKAPVVVFEDADIAAAAADIAVAGYFNAGQDCTAATRVLVAPAVYQDFVAALAEQARGLKTGAPDDEDVLYGPVNNAGQLSRVSGFIDRLPDHASIEAGGARVGDRGFFWSPTVVAGLRQDDEIIQNEVFGPVITVQQFADEDEAVRFANGVDYALASSVWTRDHGRAMRMTQRLDFGCVWVNCHIPLVAEMPHGGFKHSGHGKDLSVYGLEDYTRIKHVMHNVGA is encoded by the coding sequence CGAGGTCTTCGCGTCCGCCCCGATCTCCGGCAAGGAGGACGTCGACCGGGCCATGGCCGCCGCGTCCACGGCCTTCGAGGAGTGGCGGAACACCACTCCCAGCGACCGGCAGAAGGCGCTGCTCAAGTTCGCCGACGCGGTCGAGGCCCGGGCCGACGAGCTGGTCGCCGCCGAGTCGCAGAACACCGGGAAGCCGCTCGGCCTGACCGCCAGCGAGGAGCTGCCGCCGGCGGTCGACCAGATCCGGTTCTTCGCCGGCGCCGCCCGGCTGCTCGAGGGCCGCTCCGCGGGGCAGTACATGAACGGCTTCGAGAGCTACGTGCGGCGCGAGCCGGTCGGCGTCTGCGCCCAGGTCACCCCGTGGAACTACCCGCTGATGATGGCGGTCTGGAAGATCGCGCCGGCCCTGGCCGCGGGCAACACCGTGGTGCTCAAGCCGTCCGACACCACCCCGGTCACCAGCGTCATGCTGGCCGAGATCGCCGCCGAGTTCTTCCCGGCCGGTGTCTTCAACGTGCTGCTCGGCGACCGGGACACCGGCCGCGCCCTGGTCGAGCACAAGACCCCGCAGATGGTGTCGATCACCGGCTCGGTGCGGGCCGGCATGGAGGTGGCCGGCTCGGCCGCCGCCGACCTCAAGCGCACCCACCTGGAGCTGGGCGGCAAGGCCCCGGTCGTGGTCTTCGAGGACGCCGACATCGCGGCGGCCGCCGCGGACATCGCGGTCGCCGGGTACTTCAACGCCGGGCAGGACTGCACCGCGGCCACCCGGGTGCTGGTCGCCCCGGCGGTGTACCAGGACTTCGTGGCCGCCCTCGCCGAGCAGGCCCGCGGCTTGAAGACCGGCGCCCCCGACGACGAGGACGTGCTCTACGGCCCGGTCAACAACGCCGGCCAGCTGAGCCGGGTGAGCGGCTTCATCGACCGGCTGCCCGACCACGCCTCGATCGAGGCCGGCGGCGCCCGGGTCGGCGACCGCGGCTTCTTCTGGTCGCCCACCGTGGTGGCCGGCCTGCGCCAGGACGACGAGATCATCCAGAACGAGGTGTTCGGCCCGGTCATCACCGTGCAGCAGTTCGCCGACGAGGACGAGGCGGTCCGCTTCGCCAACGGGGTGGACTACGCGCTGGCCTCCAGCGTGTGGACCCGGGACCACGGGCGGGCGATGCGGATGACCCAGCGGCTCGACTTCGGCTGCGTCTGGGTCAACTGCCACATCCCGCTGGTCGCGGAGATGCCGCACGGCGGCTTCAAGCACTCCGGCCACGGCAAGGACCTTTCGGTGTACGGCCTGGAGGACTACACCCGCATCAAGCACGTCATGCACAACGTGGGGGCGTGA